The Patescibacteria group bacterium genome contains a region encoding:
- a CDS encoding glycine--tRNA ligase, translating to MAENKLEKIVSWAKRRGFMFPSSEIYGGVNGFYDLGPYGVALKNNLKRLWWKRFVEERDDVVGLESSIIMNRKVWQASGHEKGFMDPLMECQNKNCQARFREDLIFVDEIPKTSKEWILWAQNWEDLYFMFHPEGDGYKKNIKLARETLAKSGEVICPKCVISTNYKIKQFNPMFKTNIGVIEDENSKTYLRPETAQGMFCDFKLILETARQKIPFGIAQVGKSFRNEINTKDFLFRVREFEIAEIEYFIKPGEDEAAFDEWLKNWKDFVLSLGIKEENIKEYEHPKEDLSHYSKRTVDLQFNYPFGWKELTGVANRTDFDLKAHEKASGKDLHYFDQESGKKYLPFVIEPTLGIERLMLAVICDAFEETEARTETTKAVTEKETVLHFAPSIAPVKVAILPLVKKLSNKANEIYKDLKMCWPVEFDESGSIGRRYRRQDEIGTPYCVTVDFETEKDKKVTIRNRDTMKQDRVAILELKNYLWDKIGA from the coding sequence ATGGCGGAAAATAAATTAGAAAAAATTGTCTCGTGGGCGAAAAGAAGAGGTTTTATGTTTCCATCTTCGGAAATTTATGGTGGTGTAAATGGTTTTTATGATCTCGGACCATATGGGGTCGCCTTGAAAAATAATCTTAAAAGACTGTGGTGGAAGAGATTTGTTGAGGAACGGGATGATGTAGTTGGTTTAGAATCATCAATTATTATGAATCGAAAGGTCTGGCAGGCGTCAGGACACGAAAAAGGGTTTATGGATCCTCTGATGGAATGTCAGAATAAAAATTGTCAAGCGAGATTCAGAGAAGATCTTATTTTTGTAGATGAAATTCCCAAGACTAGCAAAGAATGGATTCTATGGGCACAAAATTGGGAAGATCTATATTTTATGTTTCATCCGGAAGGAGATGGATATAAAAAGAATATAAAATTAGCGAGAGAGACTTTGGCAAAAAGTGGTGAGGTAATTTGTCCCAAATGCGTAATTAGCACCAATTATAAAATCAAGCAGTTTAACCCGATGTTTAAGACCAATATTGGTGTGATTGAAGACGAGAACTCAAAAACATATTTGCGGCCGGAAACCGCACAGGGAATGTTTTGCGATTTTAAGCTAATTTTAGAAACTGCACGACAGAAAATTCCTTTTGGAATTGCACAAGTGGGAAAATCATTTCGGAATGAAATCAATACTAAAGATTTTCTTTTTCGAGTGCGTGAATTTGAAATTGCGGAGATTGAATATTTCATAAAACCCGGCGAAGACGAAGCGGCTTTTGACGAGTGGCTAAAAAATTGGAAAGATTTTGTCCTATCGCTTGGCATAAAAGAAGAAAATATTAAAGAATATGAACATCCGAAAGAAGATTTATCGCACTATTCAAAACGGACTGTGGATTTGCAATTTAATTATCCGTTCGGGTGGAAAGAATTAACCGGAGTAGCGAATCGGACTGATTTTGACCTGAAAGCTCATGAAAAAGCTTCTGGTAAAGATTTACATTATTTTGATCAGGAAAGCGGGAAAAAATATTTACCATTTGTGATTGAACCGACTTTAGGGATAGAACGTTTAATGTTAGCGGTAATTTGTGATGCCTTTGAAGAAACTGAAGCGAGGACTGAAACTACCAAAGCTGTGACTGAAAAAGAAACAGTTTTGCATTTTGCCCCCTCAATTGCACCGGTCAAGGTGGCAATTTTGCCATTAGTTAAAAAATTATCCAATAAGGCTAATGAAATTTATAAGGATTTGAAAATGTGTTGGCCAGTTGAATTTGATGAATCAGGCTCGATTGGTCGTCGCTATCGACGCCAAGACGAAATCGGTACGCCATATTGTGTAACCGTAGATTTTGAAACCGAGAAAGATAAAAAAGTGACGATTCGTAATCGTGATACCATGAAACAAGACCGCGTTGCCATTTTAGAATTGAAAAATTATTTATGGGATAAAATTGGAGCATAA
- a CDS encoding GNAT family N-acetyltransferase, protein MIEIKIYKKNQIAKQIDKFVLEYNSIGYKDRIFVRKMLLSSLFLGIAYLNNKAVGLGRIIGDGVRYSFIVDVMVNDDYRGKGVGKKLVQKLARTNNTTFIQLNNDPKDPGLKEFYQKVGFKMSKDIHVFEWPNNKKV, encoded by the coding sequence ATGATAGAAATTAAAATATATAAGAAGAATCAGATTGCAAAACAGATTGACAAGTTTGTTTTGGAATATAACTCAATTGGATACAAAGATCGGATTTTTGTTAGGAAAATGTTGTTGAGTTCGCTTTTTTTAGGGATTGCATATCTTAATAATAAAGCGGTCGGTTTGGGAAGAATTATTGGAGACGGGGTTCGTTATAGTTTTATTGTTGACGTGATGGTAAATGATGATTATCGAGGTAAAGGAGTTGGCAAAAAATTAGTCCAAAAATTAGCGAGGACAAATAACACTACCTTTATTCAGCTCAACAATGATCCAAAAGATCCTGGGCTGAAAGAATTTTATCAAAAAGTTGGTTTTAAAATGTCTAAAGATATTCATGTTTTTGAGTGGCCGAATAATAAGAAAGTTTAA
- the ftsW gene encoding putative lipid II flippase FtsW produces the protein MINHARKKPDFSIALIVFGLVVLGLVMITSASIVRSYQITEGKSNYYFLVRQLLAFGIGIIFWVIFYNIDFNFWKKVSPYLFSISLILLMLVFFPTIGKNIGGAHRWINLGPLSFQPSEIMKLALILYFAGWLDKKTSDVASFWKTFLPFAAILTLTLFLVMREPDMGTAVILAAIGFGIYFMAGAKLWHLSLFIPIIGIVGWILIKSEPYRWARVIAFINPGKDVLGVSYHINQTLIAIGSGGWWGLGFGNSRQKYNYLPEAHTDSIYAIICEEFGFLRAVLVILAFIFFAIRGLAIVKRAPNNYGRLLASGIIIWFVGQAFINLAVMLGFLPFTGVPLPFISFGGTSLVISLAAVGILMNISKHTVEKKH, from the coding sequence ATGATTAATCATGCCCGCAAAAAACCAGATTTTTCTATTGCTCTCATTGTTTTTGGATTAGTGGTTTTAGGTTTGGTAATGATTACCTCAGCCTCAATTGTCAGATCATATCAAATCACCGAAGGAAAATCGAATTATTATTTTTTGGTGAGGCAGCTATTGGCCTTTGGAATCGGGATTATTTTTTGGGTTATTTTTTATAATATTGATTTTAATTTTTGGAAGAAAGTATCACCTTATCTATTTTCGATCAGTTTAATTTTATTGATGTTAGTTTTTTTTCCAACAATTGGTAAAAATATCGGCGGAGCGCATCGTTGGATTAATTTGGGGCCATTATCTTTTCAACCATCTGAAATTATGAAATTAGCCCTAATTTTATATTTTGCCGGTTGGCTTGATAAAAAAACCAGTGACGTGGCAAGTTTTTGGAAGACGTTTTTGCCTTTCGCCGCAATATTGACTTTGACCCTTTTTTTGGTAATGAGAGAACCTGATATGGGGACAGCGGTTATTTTGGCGGCAATTGGATTTGGGATTTATTTTATGGCTGGCGCCAAGCTTTGGCACCTTTCCTTATTTATTCCTATAATTGGTATTGTGGGATGGATATTAATTAAAAGTGAACCATATCGTTGGGCACGGGTGATTGCCTTTATTAACCCTGGCAAAGATGTTTTAGGAGTTTCGTACCATATCAACCAAACCTTAATTGCGATTGGTTCTGGTGGTTGGTGGGGTTTAGGCTTTGGAAATAGCCGACAAAAATATAATTATTTACCCGAGGCTCATACTGACTCTATCTACGCCATAATTTGTGAGGAGTTTGGGTTTTTGCGGGCAGTGTTGGTAATTTTAGCTTTTATCTTTTTTGCAATTCGGGGTTTGGCAATTGTTAAGAGAGCCCCAAATAATTATGGTCGATTATTGGCTTCAGGAATAATTATTTGGTTTGTAGGGCAAGCTTTTATTAATTTGGCGGTGATGCTGGGATTTTTACCTTTTACGGGTGTGCCTTTACCATTTATTAGTTTTGGAGGTACTTCTTTGGTAATTTCTCTGGCGGCAGTGGGAATTTTAATGAATATTTCCAAGCATACCGTCGAGAAAAAACATTAA
- the murF gene encoding UDP-N-acetylmuramoyl-tripeptide--D-alanyl-D-alanine ligase, which translates to MKKIYLNFLFWLLKLESHAIIRKFKPEIIGITGSIAKSSTKEAVFAVLEIKFGQQIYRNFGNLNNELGLPLAILGIARTPEKWQWWQVLVSGINKYLFSKKYPKVLVLEMAADKPGDIDYLLSIVKPRVGIVTAVGPTHLMNFKSVENVAREKAKLVQNLPKNGFAILNEDDSRVMAMAENLKAKVITFRSDGFNLAKNAAKKVAQIYQIDPEKSEQVLKNLAPLVGRFNLLRGVRNSKIIDDAYNSNPLSCSLALDMLAQTEAGRKIAVLGDMMELGSYKKKGHKEIAQKARKIADVLVLVGPNFEFYKKADFWFADSKKAVARISKLVREDDLVLVKGSHSLKMEEVVAALSTKESKCQNLSV; encoded by the coding sequence ATGAAAAAAATTTATCTAAATTTTTTATTTTGGCTCTTAAAATTAGAAAGCCATGCCATAATTCGCAAGTTCAAACCAGAAATTATTGGTATTACGGGCAGTATTGCTAAAAGCAGTACCAAAGAGGCGGTTTTTGCAGTTTTAGAAATAAAATTTGGTCAACAAATTTATCGAAATTTTGGGAATTTGAATAACGAACTGGGTTTACCTTTAGCGATTTTGGGAATTGCTCGGACACCTGAAAAATGGCAATGGTGGCAGGTTTTAGTTTCGGGGATTAACAAATATCTTTTTTCTAAAAAATACCCGAAAGTTTTGGTTTTAGAAATGGCGGCTGATAAACCCGGTGACATTGATTATTTACTTTCAATTGTAAAGCCTCGTGTGGGGATTGTAACTGCTGTCGGTCCGACACATTTGATGAATTTTAAATCAGTGGAAAATGTGGCGCGCGAAAAGGCGAAATTAGTGCAAAATTTACCCAAAAATGGATTTGCAATTCTGAATGAGGATGATTCGCGAGTTATGGCCATGGCTGAAAATCTCAAAGCTAAGGTAATAACCTTTCGATCGGATGGATTTAATTTAGCTAAAAATGCGGCCAAAAAAGTAGCGCAGATTTATCAAATTGATCCTGAGAAATCCGAACAAGTCTTAAAAAACTTAGCACCACTTGTGGGTAGGTTTAATTTGCTGAGAGGGGTGAGAAATAGTAAAATTATAGATGATGCTTATAATTCAAATCCGCTGTCGTGTTCCTTGGCTTTAGATATGTTGGCGCAAACCGAAGCTGGCAGAAAAATCGCAGTTTTAGGTGATATGATGGAATTGGGAAGTTATAAAAAAAAAGGGCATAAGGAAATTGCCCAAAAAGCTCGAAAGATAGCCGATGTTTTAGTGTTGGTCGGGCCGAATTTTGAATTTTACAAAAAAGCTGATTTTTGGTTTGCAGATTCAAAAAAGGCGGTAGCAAGAATTTCCAAGTTAGTTCGTGAAGATGATTTAGTTCTAGTTAAGGGTTCGCACAGCTTAAAAATGGAAGAGGTAGTGGCAGCATTGTCCACAAAGGAGTCAAAATGTCAGAATTTATCAGTTTAG
- the mraZ gene encoding division/cell wall cluster transcriptional repressor MraZ produces MFIGEYQHSIDHKGRIAIPVKFRPKLAEGCVITRGLDNSLFIYTNSEWEKLADNLSKLPISQSDARAFSRLMFSGAADLEIDKQGRIVIPSFLRSFAGLKSEVIICGLYNRLEVWDRVRWDEYKKESEKESTDIAEHLGDLGV; encoded by the coding sequence ATGTTTATCGGCGAATACCAGCATTCAATTGATCACAAGGGCAGAATTGCCATTCCAGTTAAATTTCGACCAAAATTGGCCGAAGGTTGTGTTATTACCAGAGGATTAGACAATTCTCTTTTTATTTATACAAATTCTGAGTGGGAAAAGTTAGCTGATAATTTATCTAAATTACCCATTAGCCAGTCAGACGCAAGAGCCTTTTCAAGATTAATGTTTTCAGGCGCGGCTGATCTGGAAATTGACAAGCAGGGCAGAATCGTCATCCCGTCATTTTTAAGAAGTTTTGCCGGCTTGAAATCTGAAGTTATTATCTGCGGTTTATATAATCGCCTTGAAGTCTGGGATCGAGTCCGTTGGGATGAATACAAGAAGGAATCAGAAAAAGAATCCACAGATATTGCTGAGCATCTCGGTGATCTGGGAGTATGA
- the murD gene encoding UDP-N-acetylmuramoyl-L-alanine--D-glutamate ligase yields the protein MDFNNKNVTVMGLGTHGGGEGLVRYLANQKAKVLVTDLKTKLELKPTLDKLADLKNVEYHLGEHRWSDFKNAKMIFINQAIPKHSLWIKKIIKAEIPVSSETNLFFENCPAQIIGVTGTNGKSTTCHLIFEILKNKYQPIFSLDSNREYGSKQNRIYFGGNIGGSLLGHLDKISKNDLVLLELSSYQLQDLAQIKKSPHISVILNITPDHLDIHRSFADYVAAKSNILKFQGHHDFAILNFDQPIIKKLAQKNLSHNLFFSANEKNSTSSYFDQGQLMIKFMSKQYQLGSVKNLKMIGKHNLENIMAASLVGILYQIKPEEIYQSLIKFPGLEHRIEFVGEKLNRKFYNDSKSTTPESTIAALYSFDEPLILICGGKDKNFDFSKLAKTILCKVKFLILLGESATQIKREVEKYLRQPNSVLKNIIVAKNLKEAFEKANQISIAKDIILLSPACSSLDQFHDFEERGKLFKKLVEEIKND from the coding sequence ATGGATTTTAATAATAAAAACGTGACGGTGATGGGTTTGGGAACACATGGCGGTGGTGAAGGCTTGGTAAGATATTTGGCCAATCAAAAGGCAAAAGTGTTGGTAACTGATTTAAAAACTAAACTCGAGCTTAAACCGACATTAGATAAACTTGCTGATTTAAAAAATGTAGAATATCATTTAGGCGAACATCGTTGGTCAGATTTTAAAAATGCAAAAATGATTTTTATAAATCAAGCGATTCCGAAACATTCTTTATGGATAAAAAAGATTATTAAGGCTGAAATCCCAGTTTCGTCAGAAACTAATTTATTTTTTGAAAATTGCCCGGCACAAATTATTGGTGTGACAGGAACTAATGGAAAATCTACGACTTGTCATTTAATTTTTGAAATTTTGAAAAATAAATATCAGCCAATATTTTCCTTAGATTCAAATCGGGAATATGGCTCTAAACAGAATCGAATTTATTTTGGTGGCAATATTGGTGGTTCATTATTGGGGCATCTGGATAAAATTTCTAAAAATGATTTGGTTTTATTAGAGCTTTCGAGCTACCAACTTCAAGATTTAGCCCAAATTAAAAAAAGTCCGCATATCTCAGTTATCTTAAATATCACCCCAGATCATTTAGATATTCACCGCAGTTTTGCAGATTATGTCGCCGCAAAAAGTAATATTTTAAAATTTCAAGGCCATCACGATTTTGCGATTTTAAATTTTGATCAGCCAATAATTAAAAAACTAGCCCAAAAAAATCTCAGCCACAATTTATTTTTTAGTGCAAATGAAAAAAACTCAACTTCAAGTTATTTTGATCAAGGTCAATTAATGATTAAATTTATGAGCAAACAATATCAATTAGGATCTGTTAAGAATTTGAAAATGATTGGCAAACATAATTTAGAGAATATAATGGCGGCAAGTTTGGTGGGAATTTTATATCAAATTAAACCTGAAGAAATATATCAATCACTAATAAAATTTCCAGGCCTTGAACATCGGATAGAATTTGTTGGCGAAAAACTAAATCGCAAATTTTACAATGATTCAAAATCCACCACTCCTGAATCAACAATCGCCGCTCTATATAGTTTTGATGAACCATTGATTTTAATTTGTGGTGGCAAAGATAAAAATTTTGATTTTTCTAAATTAGCCAAAACTATTTTATGCAAAGTAAAGTTTTTAATTTTATTGGGTGAAAGTGCGACGCAAATAAAACGGGAGGTTGAAAAATATTTACGTCAGCCAAATTCAGTTTTAAAAAATATCATTGTTGCTAAAAATTTAAAAGAAGCCTTTGAAAAAGCAAACCAAATTTCGATTGCCAAAGATATAATTTTATTATCACCGGCATGTTCGAGTTTGGATCAATTTCATGATTTTGAGGAGCGAGGTAAATTATTTAAAAAATTGGTCGAGGAGATAAAAAATGATTAA
- a CDS encoding flavodoxin family protein produces MNSLVIYDSNYGSTKKIAQTIAEKLEAEIFAVSEITDDQSFKIDLLVVGSPVNAFRPSKKMLDFLDTLKSGDLENIKAAAFDTRVKLFIHGDAAGKISKKLAQAGAEMVASPQAFYVKGKEGPLFDGEIEKAQEWAEDLKNKI; encoded by the coding sequence ATGAATAGTTTAGTGATTTATGATTCAAATTATGGCAGTACTAAAAAAATTGCCCAAACAATTGCGGAAAAATTAGAGGCAGAAATATTTGCTGTTTCGGAAATTACCGATGACCAATCTTTTAAAATCGATTTATTGGTTGTTGGAAGCCCGGTAAATGCTTTTCGGCCATCTAAAAAAATGTTGGATTTTTTGGATACTTTAAAGAGCGGTGATTTGGAGAATATTAAAGCGGCCGCTTTTGATACCCGGGTGAAGCTATTTATCCATGGGGATGCAGCCGGGAAAATATCCAAAAAATTAGCCCAAGCTGGAGCGGAAATGGTGGCTTCGCCGCAAGCCTTTTATGTAAAAGGCAAAGAAGGACCGTTATTTGATGGTGAAATTGAAAAAGCACAAGAATGGGCCGAAGATCTCAAAAATAAGATTTAA
- the mraY gene encoding phospho-N-acetylmuramoyl-pentapeptide-transferase, producing MSEFISLDVANLMRIFGYTALSFVIAVAWTPLLSRLLYKYHAAKHIKKADSPVYNKLHQGKENTPVLGGLLIWVTTLVLTLVFNLSRSQTYLPLFALISFALLGAFDDYLNIRQVGPFKGMRGRHKFIWQLVIAILGAWWFYYKLGWNFIHIPGVGDFTIGLWYLPLFVFVIVGMSNAVNITDGLDGLAGGLSAIVLFVLGGIAFIEGHFGLAIFCGTLVGATLAFVWFNIFPARFFMGDTGSLALGATIGVVAMLTDTIVVLPVIAFIFVIETLSVIIQVTYRKITGGKKIFLSSPFHHHLEAKGWPEPKVVMRFWVLGSVMAFLGFFIALIGRG from the coding sequence ATGTCAGAATTTATCAGTTTAGACGTTGCTAATTTAATGAGAATTTTTGGTTATACCGCTTTATCCTTCGTGATTGCGGTGGCTTGGACACCTTTATTGAGTCGTCTCTTATATAAATATCATGCAGCAAAGCATATCAAAAAAGCCGATAGCCCGGTTTATAATAAACTACATCAAGGGAAAGAAAATACCCCAGTGTTGGGTGGATTATTAATTTGGGTGACAACTTTAGTTTTGACTTTAGTTTTTAATTTAAGTCGATCGCAAACTTATTTGCCTCTTTTTGCACTCATTAGTTTTGCGCTTTTGGGCGCTTTTGATGATTATTTGAATATTCGCCAAGTCGGTCCTTTTAAAGGCATGCGCGGTCGTCATAAATTCATCTGGCAGCTGGTAATTGCAATTTTGGGCGCTTGGTGGTTTTATTATAAGCTAGGTTGGAATTTTATTCATATCCCGGGTGTAGGTGATTTCACGATCGGTTTGTGGTATTTACCACTTTTTGTTTTTGTCATTGTGGGTATGAGCAACGCCGTCAATATTACTGATGGCTTAGACGGCTTAGCGGGTGGATTATCGGCAATTGTTTTATTTGTATTAGGGGGAATTGCTTTTATTGAAGGCCATTTTGGTTTAGCTATTTTTTGTGGCACCTTAGTCGGGGCGACTTTGGCTTTTGTGTGGTTTAATATCTTTCCAGCGAGATTTTTTATGGGTGATACCGGTTCATTAGCCTTGGGAGCGACAATTGGTGTGGTGGCGATGTTGACTGATACTATCGTGGTCTTGCCGGTGATTGCCTTTATCTTTGTAATTGAAACCTTATCAGTTATTATTCAAGTAACATATCGAAAAATTACTGGTGGTAAAAAAATCTTTTTATCATCGCCATTTCACCACCATTTAGAAGCAAAGGGTTGGCCAGAACCGAAAGTCGTGATGAGATTTTGGGTCCTAGGTTCGGTAATGGCATTTTTAGGATTTTTTATTGCCTTAATTGGTCGTGGTTGA
- a CDS encoding penicillin-binding protein 2, producing the protein MSILNRRLNIVFAIIIIIGLGLVLGLFKKQVLQNNYYTALAKKQYTVTKDLVANRGEIFVYDQGETEPQKLATNLHFYDLLMVPKNIKNPKEVARKLSGLTGMTEKEIYDQINNNKPYIPPVKKKIDTETAKKIEDLNINGVMLVPNMWRYYPENNLASFVLGFVDAEGEGRYGLEGYYNQELKGTTNQIDVEKDFFNSNNFLLSNEKAFDGSDLYLSIDRTIQYIAEQKIKEAVAKNQAGSGSILIMDPKTGKILAMAGSADFNPNLFFEQKSVDIFNNPNTVYPWEPGSIFKPIIMAAAIDTGEVQPDTEGVFGSSVKVGSYTIKTSTGEAYGRETMTQVLENSDNVAMVWLGNLLGKEILYKYVRDFGFGQKTQIDLDGETPGEIPELKNWRPINLATASFGQGISTTPIQIATAYSAIANKGNLMQPEVVEKIVGPNNETIVRKPKIVRRIISEETAKKITEMMISVVERGHGKKARVAGYWVAGKTGTAQIPDPDKAGYLEDANIGSFAGFAPAHDPKFAMIVKIDRPKNVEWAESSAAPVFGEMAEWLLNYYQVPKER; encoded by the coding sequence ATGAGTATTCTCAACCGTCGTTTAAATATAGTTTTTGCCATCATCATTATAATTGGCCTAGGCTTGGTCCTTGGGCTTTTTAAAAAACAAGTTCTCCAAAATAATTACTACACTGCTTTAGCTAAAAAACAATATACTGTGACCAAAGACTTAGTCGCCAACCGTGGCGAAATTTTTGTTTATGATCAAGGCGAAACTGAACCGCAAAAATTAGCCACCAATTTACATTTTTACGATTTGTTGATGGTGCCGAAAAATATTAAGAATCCCAAAGAAGTGGCGCGTAAATTATCCGGGTTAACGGGAATGACAGAAAAAGAAATTTACGATCAAATCAATAACAATAAACCTTATATTCCGCCGGTGAAGAAAAAAATTGACACCGAAACTGCCAAAAAAATTGAAGATTTGAATATTAATGGGGTGATGTTAGTACCGAATATGTGGCGGTATTATCCCGAAAATAATTTAGCGAGTTTTGTTTTGGGTTTTGTTGATGCAGAAGGCGAGGGCAGATATGGCTTAGAAGGATATTATAACCAAGAATTAAAAGGCACCACAAATCAAATTGATGTTGAAAAAGATTTTTTTAATTCTAATAATTTTTTACTGAGTAATGAAAAAGCCTTTGACGGCTCAGATTTATATTTATCGATAGATCGAACTATTCAGTATATCGCTGAACAAAAAATCAAAGAGGCGGTGGCTAAAAATCAAGCCGGTTCTGGATCGATATTAATTATGGATCCCAAAACTGGTAAAATTTTAGCCATGGCAGGATCTGCAGATTTTAATCCAAATTTATTTTTTGAACAAAAATCCGTGGATATTTTTAATAACCCGAATACAGTTTATCCGTGGGAGCCGGGGAGTATTTTTAAACCAATCATAATGGCGGCGGCGATTGATACTGGTGAAGTTCAGCCTGACACAGAGGGTGTTTTTGGGTCTTCAGTTAAAGTCGGTTCATATACAATCAAAACTTCAACCGGTGAAGCTTATGGCCGGGAAACAATGACTCAAGTATTGGAAAACTCAGACAATGTGGCGATGGTTTGGTTGGGAAATTTACTCGGTAAGGAGATTTTATATAAATATGTTCGAGACTTTGGCTTTGGCCAAAAAACTCAAATTGATCTTGACGGAGAAACTCCCGGAGAAATTCCGGAATTAAAAAATTGGCGACCAATCAATTTAGCGACGGCTTCGTTTGGACAAGGGATTTCGACCACGCCAATTCAAATTGCAACGGCATACAGCGCAATCGCAAATAAGGGCAATTTAATGCAACCTGAGGTGGTAGAAAAAATAGTGGGACCAAATAATGAAACAATTGTTCGTAAACCAAAAATTGTGAGAAGGATAATTTCTGAAGAGACCGCTAAAAAAATAACCGAGATGATGATTTCAGTAGTTGAGCGTGGTCATGGTAAGAAGGCTAGGGTGGCAGGTTATTGGGTGGCTGGAAAAACTGGCACAGCACAAATTCCAGATCCTGACAAGGCCGGATACCTTGAAGATGCAAATATTGGCTCATTTGCAGGTTTTGCGCCAGCTCATGATCCAAAATTCGCCATGATCGTGAAAATAGATCGACCTAAAAATGTCGAATGGGCAGAAAGTTCAGCCGCACCAGTTTTTGGTGAAATGGCAGAATGGCTTTTAAATTATTATCAAGTTCCCAAAGAAAGATAG